A window of Hymenobacter aerilatus contains these coding sequences:
- a CDS encoding MutS-related protein — MPETSFRPLTVAPVDVFTENVTTHAAREAYFAGRHRVVAWVRVAAFAAAGVGAYYFLSEGKLVPALAVLFALYLVFLALVRWHDTVGYQREQHRLLAQLNRNELARLDGKLDKFDAGLRYLDAVHPYAADLDVFGAHSLYQLLNRATSRLGHDWLAGWLLAPAPAAEVVGRQQAVAELAPDVAWQQEWQARARHFPQQETDPRTFTAWLRQPDFFAGRAWLKPLLVLLPALAVGSIVGWLLDYWPIWPPVAVVGLIGLLNAQFRAARDEYYQHSATVRDALRATRDQLPLFEQRTWQAPRLRALHATLHAGGTAASQQIGQLARIAGLFSARQTPFGNLFMNSLFAWDLQCMWRLENWKAQAATNLDAVLEASAELEALVSLAGFAFANPTYVVPELSPAELECTATQLGHPLIFARQRITNNFSMMGVGHTAVITGSNMSGKSTFLRTVGLNMVLAQAGAVVCAAGMRLSSAQVYTAMRTQDNLAESTSSFYAELKRLRLLLELTSTGQPVFYLLDEILRGTNSLDRHRGAHALIHQLHQRRASGLISTHDLELAALADELPGAVQNFSFNSTIEGDEIRFDYQLTPGVCRAFNASKLMQLMGIAVGDEK, encoded by the coding sequence GTGCCCGAAACCAGCTTCCGCCCGCTTACTGTTGCCCCTGTTGATGTTTTCACCGAGAACGTAACCACGCACGCCGCCCGCGAGGCCTACTTCGCCGGCCGCCACCGAGTAGTGGCCTGGGTGCGGGTGGCGGCCTTTGCAGCCGCTGGGGTAGGGGCCTACTACTTCCTGTCGGAAGGTAAATTGGTACCGGCGCTAGCGGTACTTTTTGCGCTGTATCTGGTGTTTCTGGCCCTAGTACGCTGGCACGACACAGTAGGCTACCAGCGTGAGCAGCACCGCCTGTTGGCCCAGCTCAACCGTAATGAGCTGGCCCGCCTGGACGGCAAGCTCGATAAATTCGACGCGGGCCTGCGCTACCTCGACGCCGTCCATCCCTACGCCGCCGACCTTGATGTGTTTGGCGCGCATTCGCTCTACCAGCTGCTCAACCGCGCCACCTCCCGCCTGGGCCACGACTGGCTGGCCGGCTGGCTGCTCGCGCCCGCGCCGGCTGCCGAGGTGGTAGGCCGGCAGCAAGCCGTGGCCGAGCTGGCACCCGATGTGGCCTGGCAGCAGGAGTGGCAGGCGCGGGCGCGGCACTTCCCTCAGCAAGAAACGGATCCGCGCACCTTCACAGCCTGGCTCCGGCAGCCCGATTTCTTCGCTGGCCGGGCCTGGCTGAAACCCCTGTTGGTGCTGCTGCCTGCGCTGGCCGTGGGTAGCATAGTGGGCTGGCTGCTGGACTACTGGCCAATCTGGCCGCCGGTAGCTGTTGTTGGTCTGATTGGCTTATTGAACGCCCAGTTCCGCGCCGCTCGCGACGAGTATTATCAGCACAGTGCCACCGTGCGCGACGCCTTGCGCGCCACCCGCGACCAGTTGCCGTTGTTTGAGCAACGCACCTGGCAGGCGCCTCGGCTGCGGGCACTGCACGCTACCCTGCACGCAGGCGGCACCGCCGCATCCCAGCAGATTGGCCAGCTGGCGCGCATTGCCGGGCTATTCTCAGCCCGGCAAACCCCCTTCGGTAATTTGTTTATGAATAGTCTGTTTGCCTGGGACTTACAGTGCATGTGGCGTCTGGAAAACTGGAAAGCCCAGGCCGCTACCAACCTCGATGCTGTGCTAGAAGCCAGCGCCGAACTGGAGGCACTGGTGAGCTTGGCCGGTTTCGCTTTTGCCAACCCTACCTACGTGGTGCCCGAACTGAGCCCGGCCGAGCTGGAATGCACGGCCACGCAGTTGGGCCACCCGCTCATCTTCGCCCGCCAGCGCATCACCAACAATTTCAGCATGATGGGAGTAGGGCACACCGCCGTGATTACCGGTTCCAATATGTCGGGCAAAAGCACGTTTCTGCGCACCGTTGGGCTCAACATGGTGCTGGCGCAGGCCGGAGCCGTGGTATGCGCTGCCGGCATGCGCCTGAGTTCAGCGCAGGTGTATACGGCCATGCGCACCCAGGACAATCTGGCTGAAAGCACCTCGTCGTTCTACGCCGAGCTGAAGCGCCTGCGCCTGCTACTGGAGCTGACCAGCACCGGACAACCCGTGTTCTACCTACTCGATGAGATTCTGCGTGGCACCAACTCGCTGGACCGGCACCGGGGGGCGCACGCCCTCATTCATCAACTGCACCAGCGCCGGGCTAGCGGCCTCATTAGCACCCACGATCTGGAGCTGGCCGCCCTTGCCGATGAGCTGCCTGGCGCTGTGCAGAACTTCAGCTTCAATAGCACGATCGAAGGCGACGAAATTCGCTTCGACTATCAGCTGACGCCAGGTGTGTGCCGGGCCTTCAACGCCAGCAAGCTCATGCAACTCATGGGCATAGCCGTTGGGGATGAGAAATAG